A window of Natrinema versiforme contains these coding sequences:
- a CDS encoding DUF547 domain-containing protein: MSTQLDPLSLSADLLYTVKTEGDADQLREHLAALERTQLERALSGREGKLAFWLNCYNAYAQLLIEEEEPDLLEGGLLDRWKFFARDQIPVSGVWLSLNDIEHGLLRSSKQSWGFGYVPRLFPSSFERQFRLEECDPRVHFALGHGAEHCPPIAVYSPRDVDEELDIAIEWFLEENVSYDPADDAATVPRLFRQYRGDFGGKQGVVDFLREYNAVPEGTTPVLEYEQIDHSAELDVDLDAEDIRS, translated from the coding sequence ATGTCGACTCAGCTCGATCCCCTCTCGCTCTCGGCCGATCTCCTGTATACGGTCAAGACCGAGGGAGACGCCGATCAGTTACGAGAGCATCTGGCGGCGCTCGAGCGAACGCAGCTAGAGCGAGCGCTCTCCGGTCGAGAGGGGAAACTCGCCTTCTGGCTCAACTGTTACAACGCCTACGCGCAACTGCTGATAGAGGAGGAAGAACCCGATCTGCTCGAGGGCGGGCTCCTCGACCGCTGGAAGTTCTTCGCGCGCGATCAGATTCCCGTCAGCGGGGTCTGGCTGAGTCTCAACGATATCGAGCACGGCTTGCTCCGCAGTTCGAAGCAATCGTGGGGTTTCGGCTACGTTCCCCGGCTGTTTCCCTCCTCGTTCGAGCGGCAGTTCCGCCTCGAGGAGTGCGATCCGCGGGTGCACTTCGCGCTGGGCCACGGTGCCGAGCACTGCCCGCCGATCGCGGTCTACTCGCCGCGGGATGTCGACGAGGAACTGGACATCGCGATCGAGTGGTTCTTAGAGGAGAACGTCAGCTACGATCCCGCGGACGACGCGGCGACGGTCCCGCGACTGTTCCGGCAGTACCGTGGTGACTTCGGCGGCAAGCAAGGCGTCGTCGACTTCCTCCGGGAGTACAACGCCGTCCCGGAGGGGACGACGCCGGTCCTCGAGTACGAACAGATAGACCACTCCGCGGAACTCGACGTGGATTTAGACGCCGAAGACATCCGATCGTAG
- a CDS encoding amphi-Trp domain-containing protein, with amino-acid sequence MVDSPDDSDGSNDSETDGETEFELERGYDRAELAAVFREFATAFEDGRPVRLDGDDQTVRIAVPERVVAEFEAEYDADDEPPVGELELELEWDDPDGSSVRVTDRDSIADGDTAGSAETAAAAETETADRGADADSADVDPVAAVMPLEGVADRDGGDDGVEADETDETAVAADSGRTSRFEVYEDKGGQWRWRLVHWNGNIVADSGEGYASRSNAERAARSVMRSAPAARIDRLE; translated from the coding sequence ATGGTCGACTCACCCGACGATTCGGACGGATCGAACGACTCGGAGACGGACGGCGAAACCGAGTTCGAACTCGAGCGCGGGTACGACCGCGCGGAACTGGCCGCCGTCTTCCGCGAGTTCGCGACCGCCTTCGAGGACGGCCGCCCCGTCCGATTGGACGGCGACGATCAAACTGTTAGGATCGCCGTTCCGGAGCGCGTCGTCGCCGAATTCGAAGCCGAGTACGATGCCGACGACGAGCCGCCGGTCGGCGAACTGGAACTCGAACTCGAGTGGGACGACCCCGACGGCTCGAGCGTTCGAGTCACGGACCGCGACTCGATCGCCGACGGCGACACCGCCGGGTCGGCCGAGACGGCTGCGGCCGCCGAAACCGAGACCGCCGACCGCGGTGCGGATGCGGACTCGGCGGACGTCGATCCCGTGGCGGCGGTGATGCCCCTCGAGGGGGTGGCGGACCGCGACGGTGGCGACGACGGCGTCGAGGCGGACGAAACCGACGAGACGGCGGTGGCGGCCGACTCCGGCCGAACCAGTCGCTTCGAGGTCTACGAGGACAAGGGCGGCCAGTGGCGCTGGCGGCTCGTCCACTGGAACGGAAACATCGTCGCCGACAGCGGCGAGGGGTACGCCTCGCGGTCCAACGCCGAACGGGCGGCCCGAAGCGTCATGCGGAGCGCGCCGGCGGCGAGGATCGATCGACTCGAGTAG
- a CDS encoding HalOD1 output domain-containing protein, translated as MTEGRVNQSHGCDLQRRIQYDRRDDEPPSIAAATALARYYGDDVTAASTQLYDYIDPDALDSLFAETNRGDSRSAGTVEFEIDDALVTIRSERVDVCPID; from the coding sequence ATGACGGAAGGAAGGGTAAACCAGTCCCACGGATGTGACCTTCAACGGCGCATCCAGTACGACCGACGAGACGACGAACCGCCGAGTATCGCCGCTGCAACGGCACTGGCCCGGTATTACGGTGACGATGTTACCGCGGCCAGTACGCAGCTCTACGACTACATCGATCCGGACGCACTCGACAGCCTCTTCGCCGAGACGAATCGGGGCGATAGCCGGTCGGCGGGGACCGTCGAGTTCGAAATCGACGACGCGCTGGTCACGATCCGATCCGAGCGCGTCGACGTGTGCCCGATCGACTGA
- a CDS encoding HNH endonuclease, translated as MTSRDWRADRDAVLDRDGFSCRHCGTDGGDDDPAALRLVPVGDVPLEGDVHESALVTVCDECFATLESSPSADPIASDELFRRVRATTGVQGETISDIASFASIATSLPATLESAVDDGTDAELDDSISEYRRSRRDVLLALAVVDARLERLAALDGGAYDPEIRTALEGFSDAAADLQSTLREVVALSETVAIGLERCHGCFGALEGETCETCGLEARETAEWEGDDGALAFERLFATINDRLQGASETTETLTDRTTTLARRLTAA; from the coding sequence ATGACTTCACGCGACTGGCGCGCCGACCGCGATGCCGTCCTCGACCGCGACGGGTTCTCGTGTCGACACTGCGGCACCGACGGCGGCGACGACGACCCTGCCGCGCTCCGACTCGTCCCCGTCGGCGACGTTCCGCTCGAGGGAGATGTCCACGAGAGCGCGCTCGTCACCGTTTGCGACGAGTGTTTCGCGACGCTCGAGTCCTCGCCGTCGGCGGACCCGATCGCCAGCGACGAGCTGTTTCGCCGCGTCCGCGCAACGACTGGCGTGCAGGGCGAGACGATTTCGGACATCGCGTCGTTCGCGTCAATCGCGACGTCGCTGCCCGCCACCCTCGAGTCCGCCGTCGACGACGGAACGGACGCCGAACTCGACGACTCGATCTCGGAGTATCGCCGCAGTCGCCGCGACGTGTTGCTCGCGCTCGCGGTCGTCGACGCCCGACTCGAGCGCCTCGCCGCCCTCGACGGCGGCGCGTACGACCCCGAGATCCGGACCGCGCTCGAGGGCTTTTCCGACGCCGCGGCCGACCTGCAGTCGACGCTCCGCGAGGTCGTCGCACTGAGCGAAACGGTCGCGATCGGCCTCGAGCGCTGCCACGGCTGTTTCGGCGCGCTCGAAGGGGAGACGTGTGAGACGTGCGGGCTCGAGGCGCGCGAGACCGCGGAGTGGGAGGGCGACGACGGGGCCCTCGCGTTCGAGCGGCTGTTCGCGACGATCAACGACCGGCTACAGGGGGCATCGGAGACGACCGAGACGCTGACCGATCGAACGACGACGCTCGCGCGACGGCTTACGGCGGCGTAG
- a CDS encoding nucleoside phosphorylase: MATQPHLLVDDGDLTDIALIPGDPGRVDRIADHCDESETIAQNREYKIVNATYEGRELTICSTGIGCPSAAIAIEEMANVGVETFLRVGTTGALQSGIEIGDMIVATGAAKHEGTSKRYEATEYPAVPDYDVLSALVDSAEANDEDVHVGPIVSDDAFYAETDEHVADWEDAGMLAVEMEAAAVFSLARRKGLRAGAICTVDGNLVEGTQKGTDTEDDELPDKAKNNVGRAIDLSLEAATEL; this comes from the coding sequence ATGGCGACCCAACCACACCTGCTGGTCGACGACGGAGATCTGACGGACATCGCGCTCATTCCGGGCGACCCCGGGCGAGTCGATCGGATCGCCGATCACTGCGACGAGTCGGAAACGATCGCACAGAACCGGGAGTACAAGATCGTCAACGCCACCTACGAGGGGCGTGAGCTGACGATCTGCTCGACGGGGATCGGCTGTCCCTCCGCCGCGATCGCGATCGAGGAGATGGCCAACGTCGGCGTCGAGACGTTCCTCCGGGTCGGGACGACCGGCGCGCTCCAGTCCGGCATCGAGATCGGCGACATGATCGTCGCGACGGGCGCGGCGAAACACGAGGGGACGAGCAAGCGCTACGAGGCCACCGAGTACCCCGCGGTCCCGGACTACGACGTGCTCTCGGCGTTGGTCGACTCCGCCGAGGCGAACGACGAGGATGTCCACGTCGGCCCGATCGTCTCCGACGACGCCTTCTACGCCGAGACCGACGAACACGTCGCCGACTGGGAGGACGCCGGCATGTTAGCCGTCGAGATGGAGGCCGCCGCCGTCTTCTCGCTGGCCCGCCGCAAGGGACTGCGCGCCGGCGCGATCTGTACCGTCGACGGCAACCTCGTCGAAGGCACCCAGAAGGGCACCGACACCGAGGACGACGAACTCCCGGACAAGGCGAAAAACAACGTCGGGCGCGCGATCGATCTCTCGCTCGAGGCCGCGACCGAACTGTAA
- a CDS encoding amino acid permease, with translation MSDDELAKDLGLLSALAIGMGTMIGAGIFVLPGAAAQEAGPIVVVSFVIGGAIAMVNALAVSELGTAMPKAGGGYYYVNRGLGPLFGSISGMGDWMGLAFASAFYCIGFGGYLTDLLAGTVLALPTLEFGLFALTDIQLGALIAGLLFVGVNYVGAKETGGVQTVIVTVLLGILTIFAATGFLHFNWGTLTTDGLAPTDAGYGAILPGTALVFVSFLGYAKIATVAEELKNPGRNLPIAVIGSVAVVTAIYAVLVGTMVGIVPWHALDDSVPVSQVAEITFAGIPVLDAVGVTLISLAAMLATASSANASILSSARINFAMGRDKIVTDRLNEIHPTYATPYRSILLTGSVIVVFIAALGQDLEILAKAASVLHLIVYGLMNLALIAFRQADVPDYDPDFRVPFYPVTPIVGTVLSFGLIGFMDPIEIGLSLAFVAVAVLWYALYARSKTPRQGVLGQYILDRSEAMPDVAVSAANAARPDGSGEYRVLVPLANPRTERHLIEFASTLAAERDGIVHAVHVVQVPDQTPLERGVERIDTESERLLERAREHAAARDVEIETTTIASHRSVEEVFDAAREYDADQVVMGWGGDRPWSVGRAEQPLDELARDLPCDFLVLKDRGYDPSRILLPTAGGPDSDLSAEIARTLRSATGASIDLLHVVDDESEREAGEAFLTEWAADHNIGDAVLTVDTSGDIEGAIDREAAGETLVIIGATERGLLSRLVRGSLVFDIVDDLECSVLLAERPTTRSLRERLFGRSKK, from the coding sequence ATGAGTGACGACGAACTCGCCAAGGACCTGGGGCTCCTGTCCGCCCTCGCGATCGGTATGGGGACGATGATCGGCGCGGGTATCTTCGTCCTCCCCGGCGCTGCCGCTCAGGAAGCCGGCCCGATAGTCGTCGTCTCGTTCGTGATCGGCGGCGCGATCGCGATGGTCAACGCGTTAGCGGTGAGCGAACTCGGGACGGCGATGCCGAAAGCCGGCGGCGGCTACTACTACGTCAACCGCGGTCTCGGACCGCTGTTCGGGTCGATCTCCGGCATGGGCGACTGGATGGGTCTGGCCTTCGCCTCGGCGTTTTACTGCATCGGCTTCGGGGGCTATCTCACCGACCTGCTCGCCGGCACGGTGCTCGCGCTGCCGACGCTCGAGTTCGGGCTGTTCGCGCTGACGGACATCCAGTTGGGAGCCCTGATCGCCGGGCTCCTGTTCGTCGGCGTCAACTACGTGGGCGCGAAGGAGACCGGGGGCGTCCAGACGGTGATCGTCACGGTCCTGTTGGGCATCCTTACGATCTTCGCCGCAACCGGCTTTCTGCATTTCAACTGGGGGACGTTGACGACCGACGGGCTCGCGCCGACCGACGCGGGCTACGGCGCGATCCTCCCGGGGACCGCCCTCGTCTTCGTCTCCTTTCTCGGCTACGCGAAGATCGCGACCGTCGCGGAGGAACTGAAAAACCCCGGTCGGAACCTCCCGATCGCGGTCATCGGCAGCGTCGCCGTCGTGACGGCCATCTACGCCGTCCTCGTCGGCACGATGGTCGGCATCGTCCCGTGGCACGCACTCGACGACAGCGTGCCCGTCTCACAGGTCGCCGAGATCACGTTCGCGGGGATCCCCGTGCTCGACGCCGTCGGCGTCACCCTGATCTCGCTGGCAGCGATGCTCGCGACCGCCTCGAGCGCGAACGCGTCGATCCTCTCGTCGGCCCGGATCAACTTCGCGATGGGCCGGGACAAGATCGTCACGGACAGACTCAACGAGATCCACCCCACGTACGCGACGCCGTACCGGTCGATCCTGCTGACCGGCAGCGTCATCGTCGTGTTCATCGCCGCGCTGGGACAGGACCTCGAGATCCTCGCGAAGGCGGCGAGCGTGCTCCACCTGATCGTCTACGGCCTGATGAACCTCGCGCTGATCGCGTTCCGGCAGGCCGACGTGCCCGACTACGACCCGGACTTTCGGGTGCCGTTCTACCCGGTGACGCCGATCGTCGGCACAGTGCTTTCCTTCGGCCTCATCGGGTTCATGGACCCGATCGAAATCGGCCTGAGTCTCGCCTTCGTCGCCGTCGCGGTGCTGTGGTACGCGCTGTACGCGCGCTCGAAGACGCCCCGGCAGGGCGTCCTCGGCCAGTACATCCTCGACCGGTCCGAGGCGATGCCGGACGTCGCGGTTTCGGCGGCGAACGCGGCCAGACCCGATGGGTCGGGCGAGTATCGCGTGCTGGTCCCGCTGGCAAACCCTCGGACCGAGCGACACCTGATCGAGTTCGCCAGCACGCTCGCCGCCGAACGGGACGGCATCGTCCACGCGGTCCACGTGGTACAGGTCCCCGACCAGACGCCGCTCGAGCGCGGTGTCGAACGGATCGACACCGAATCCGAGAGACTGCTCGAGCGGGCCCGCGAGCACGCCGCGGCCCGCGACGTGGAGATCGAGACGACGACGATCGCCTCGCATCGTTCCGTCGAGGAGGTGTTCGACGCCGCCCGCGAGTACGACGCCGATCAAGTGGTGATGGGCTGGGGCGGGGACCGGCCGTGGTCCGTGGGTCGCGCCGAACAGCCGCTCGACGAACTCGCCCGCGACCTCCCGTGTGACTTCCTCGTGTTGAAAGACCGGGGCTACGATCCCAGCCGGATCCTGCTGCCGACCGCCGGCGGACCGGACTCCGATCTCAGCGCCGAGATCGCGAGAACCCTGCGTTCGGCCACCGGTGCCTCGATCGACCTGCTCCACGTCGTCGACGACGAGAGCGAGCGCGAGGCCGGCGAGGCGTTCCTCACCGAGTGGGCCGCCGACCACAATATCGGGGACGCCGTGCTCACGGTCGATACGTCGGGCGATATCGAAGGTGCGATCGACCGCGAAGCCGCCGGAGAGACGCTCGTAATCATCGGCGCGACCGAGCGCGGCCTGCTCTCCCGGCTCGTCCGCGGCTCGCTCGTCTTCGACATCGTCGACGACCTCGAGTGTTCCGTGTTGCTCGCCGAGCGGCCGACGACGCGGTCGCTCCGCGAGCGGCTGTTCGGTCGCTCGAAGAAGTAG
- a CDS encoding AI-2E family transporter, translating into MNLSKGFLLVLVALFAYLSLLLVLPFFQYILGAILIAYVLYPVQQRLETHVAAPIAAFGLVALAIAGFVVPLIGIVAAVASDARRLLEQVNTDSLQVADLERAIEEQTGQTVDLPSALADAAQSAGTMVLERSTEWFSALTHVLIGLGLALFLLYYLLKDGGDLLAWLRELTPLPDDAQDDFYQKLDEVMWAVLAGHVLIAIIQGTLAGLGLLATGVPNAAFWTFVMIILSLIPLIGSFLVWGPAVVYLFLIDQPLFAVGLFVYSVIIVGLSDDYLRPVLVDRYAELNPAVIILGVLGGVYAFGVMGLFYGPVVLGALIATLDVMNDHYDRLEETPGMS; encoded by the coding sequence GTGAATCTCAGCAAGGGATTTCTCCTCGTCCTCGTCGCCCTCTTCGCGTATCTCTCCCTGTTGCTCGTGCTTCCGTTTTTCCAGTACATCCTCGGTGCCATCCTCATCGCCTACGTCCTCTACCCGGTCCAGCAGCGCCTCGAGACACACGTCGCGGCGCCGATCGCCGCCTTCGGGCTCGTCGCCCTCGCGATCGCCGGCTTCGTCGTCCCGCTGATCGGCATCGTCGCGGCGGTCGCCAGCGACGCTCGCCGACTCCTCGAGCAGGTCAACACCGACTCGTTGCAGGTGGCCGACCTCGAGCGGGCGATCGAGGAACAGACCGGCCAGACTGTCGATCTGCCGTCGGCGCTCGCCGACGCCGCACAGAGCGCCGGGACGATGGTGCTCGAGCGCTCGACGGAGTGGTTCAGCGCGCTTACGCACGTGTTGATCGGACTGGGGCTCGCGCTGTTCCTGCTCTACTACCTGCTCAAAGACGGCGGGGACCTGTTGGCGTGGCTGCGGGAACTGACGCCGCTGCCGGACGACGCACAGGACGATTTCTACCAGAAACTGGACGAAGTCATGTGGGCCGTCCTCGCCGGGCACGTCCTGATCGCGATCATTCAGGGGACTCTCGCCGGGTTGGGGCTGTTGGCGACCGGCGTCCCGAACGCCGCGTTCTGGACGTTCGTCATGATCATCCTCTCGCTGATCCCGCTGATCGGCTCGTTTCTGGTCTGGGGGCCGGCCGTCGTCTATCTCTTCCTGATCGACCAGCCACTGTTCGCAGTGGGGCTGTTCGTCTACAGCGTGATCATCGTCGGCCTCTCCGACGACTACCTCCGGCCGGTCCTCGTCGATCGCTACGCCGAACTCAACCCTGCCGTCATCATCCTCGGCGTCCTCGGCGGCGTCTACGCCTTCGGCGTCATGGGTCTGTTCTACGGCCCCGTCGTCCTCGGCGCGCTGATCGCGACGCTCGACGTGAT
- a CDS encoding Lrp/AsnC family transcriptional regulator: protein MDYRLDEIDRRIIHALMGDARNTSAPAIADDLNVSPGTIRNRISQLEEQGVITGYHASIDFERADGHLPNLFMCNAPVSERESIARQAQIIPGVVNVRELMTGRRNLHVLAVGSDTEDLRRIARSLSDLGVEIEDEVLVQTETTRAYSPYGPTDETQNAVLTDFISLSGDAEVAEVTVDRDAPAAGMRIQEAARCDALTDDTLVIAIERDDTVLTPHGDTEIRSDDIVTLFSRGGVTDETIANFDSSVVADT, encoded by the coding sequence ATGGACTATCGGCTCGACGAGATCGATCGTCGGATCATTCACGCGCTGATGGGTGACGCTCGGAACACCTCGGCTCCGGCGATCGCGGACGACCTGAACGTCTCCCCGGGGACGATTCGGAACCGGATCTCGCAACTCGAGGAGCAGGGCGTTATCACCGGCTATCACGCGAGCATCGATTTCGAACGGGCGGACGGTCATCTGCCGAACCTCTTTATGTGCAACGCGCCGGTCTCCGAGCGGGAATCGATCGCGCGACAGGCCCAGATCATTCCGGGAGTCGTCAACGTCCGCGAACTGATGACCGGACGGCGGAACCTGCACGTGCTTGCGGTCGGGAGCGACACCGAGGACTTACGCCGGATCGCCCGATCGCTCTCGGATCTCGGCGTCGAGATCGAAGACGAGGTGCTCGTTCAGACGGAAACGACTCGCGCGTACTCGCCGTACGGTCCCACCGACGAGACCCAGAACGCCGTGCTGACGGACTTCATCAGCCTCTCCGGCGACGCGGAAGTCGCGGAGGTGACCGTCGATCGGGACGCCCCGGCCGCCGGAATGCGGATTCAGGAAGCGGCCCGCTGTGATGCCCTCACCGACGACACGCTCGTGATCGCTATCGAGCGAGACGATACCGTGCTGACACCACACGGCGACACGGAAATCCGTTCCGACGACATCGTCACGCTGTTCTCCCGGGGTGGCGTGACCGACGAAACGATCGCGAACTTCGACTCGAGCGTGGTCGCCGACACCTGA